One window of the Streptomyces sp. ITFR-21 genome contains the following:
- the casA gene encoding type I-E CRISPR-associated protein Cse1/CasA, producing the protein MPVAANSSSSQDPFADLSQAARRAWGKHDRPTEDWLPLWQHMADSGAVAGRLWDEWVPANVKGLVAEVLPGGTEDGRRLAVWLAASHDVGKATPAFACQVEGLAQRMRDVGLDMPDRKQFGEDRKLAPHGLAGQLIIQEWLAERYGWTHRAGAQFAIVAGGHHGVPPGHQRIHDLDVHPELIRARGMAQARWKEVQYELLRACARFAGVEARLPAWQDVKLPQTVQVLLTATVILSDWIASSAALFPYVSARAGKPRRSAEERLVAAWQGLELPPAWLAAEPPYCAQELFSARFELASGIRPVQEETVRVARTMDPAGLLIVEAPMGEGKTEAALAAAEILAARTGAGGVLVALPTRATADAMFQRLLTWLEHLPADGPRSVFLAHARAALNHAWAGLICEGTRTIAAVDTDGAVPVPRPGAAKLSRPADLQAHQWLRGRKKGLLASFSVATVDQVLFGALKSRHLALRHLALAGKVVVIDEVHAYDAYMNVYVERALEWLAAYRVPVVLLSATLPAARRQALVRAYAGADAVLPHTDAYPLLTAVGQDGATSYACPAAASGRRTDIRVERLDDDLTSLVGRLESELRDGGCALVVRNTVDRVLEAAERLQERFGAANVTVAHSRFVAADRASKDRELLRLFGPDGDRPKGPHIVVASQVVEQSLDVDFDLLVTDLAPVDLLLQRMGRLHRHPRRRPAALRTARCLVTGADWQQEPPQAAEGSRSVYGGEYLLLRTLAVLQPHLNGSALRLPEDISPLVQAVYGQEPVGPAAWTDVLDAYGRAYRALLADKQERAEAFRLGPVRRAGRAVIGWVDAGVGDADDNREGRAQVRDSQESIEVLVVQRRHDGTLATLPWLDDKRGGLDLPEHTVPPRQAAEAAAASALTLPWHFSRPWVLDRTVEELERFCVEAWQVKECHWLAGELVLVLDEHCRTRLADFDLTYSRSGGLTVTPVGARDTRVVNSVPSFDLVSRPWLPVQRLDGTTAELSLRDVFATAGTVRRLVGDVPTQEFALLRLLLAVLHDAVEGPADFEAWEDLWEAADPFAAVPGYLERHRDRFDLLHPRHPFFQVADLHTEKAEVGPLTRIVADVPNGEPFFSMRHPGPDQLGFAEAARWLVHAHAFDVSGIKSGAVGDPRVKGGKGYPQGVGWAGNLGGVFAEGDTLRETLLLNLMAADTDLLLVEKTDLPVWRRPPLGAAPVPADPAEPRPSGPRDLYTWQSRRVRLHFTPEAVTGVVLGYGDPLQAHNRRQREPMTGWRRSPAQEKKLGRTPVYLPRQHDPARAAWRGLAALLGDRGHEPTEQRKGGPAALQSPGIVEWLALLVNERVLPARGLLRTRIVGARYGTQQSVIDEIVDDAVVMPVVALHRDRPEYARAAVDAVADADEAVTAYGHLAGNLARAVGSDPHPATDTARDLGFAALDGPYRHWLAELARRTDPEEARADWQDTVSGIVRDLGRRLLDGAGPAAAEGRYVDLRDGGARWVNDAQADLWFRRRLNTVLSRAAARRAAADSSANGGADNARGGEPDDPTDGTTDDTTELPQ; encoded by the coding sequence ATGCCGGTGGCCGCGAACAGCTCCTCGTCCCAGGACCCCTTTGCCGACCTCTCGCAGGCTGCCCGGCGGGCGTGGGGGAAGCACGACCGTCCCACGGAGGACTGGTTGCCGTTGTGGCAGCACATGGCGGACAGCGGAGCCGTCGCCGGGAGGTTGTGGGACGAGTGGGTGCCGGCCAACGTCAAGGGACTGGTGGCCGAGGTGCTGCCAGGGGGGACGGAGGACGGGCGGCGGCTTGCCGTATGGCTGGCGGCCAGCCACGACGTCGGGAAGGCCACGCCCGCCTTCGCATGTCAGGTCGAGGGGCTGGCCCAGCGGATGCGGGATGTCGGGCTGGACATGCCGGACCGGAAGCAGTTCGGGGAGGACCGGAAGCTCGCCCCGCACGGGCTCGCCGGGCAGCTGATCATTCAGGAGTGGCTGGCCGAGCGGTACGGGTGGACGCACCGGGCCGGTGCGCAGTTCGCCATCGTCGCAGGCGGACACCACGGGGTGCCCCCCGGACACCAGAGGATCCATGACCTCGATGTCCATCCGGAGCTGATCCGTGCCCGGGGCATGGCGCAGGCACGGTGGAAAGAGGTCCAGTACGAACTGCTGCGAGCCTGCGCACGCTTCGCCGGTGTCGAAGCCAGACTGCCTGCCTGGCAGGACGTGAAGCTGCCGCAGACCGTGCAGGTACTGCTCACCGCGACGGTGATCCTTTCCGACTGGATCGCCAGCTCGGCTGCGCTGTTCCCCTACGTCTCCGCCCGCGCCGGGAAGCCCCGCCGGTCGGCGGAGGAACGGCTCGTCGCCGCGTGGCAGGGACTTGAGCTGCCGCCCGCCTGGCTGGCCGCCGAACCCCCTTACTGTGCGCAGGAGTTGTTTTCCGCCCGGTTCGAACTTGCCTCGGGTATCCGGCCTGTTCAGGAGGAGACGGTACGGGTCGCCCGAACGATGGACCCCGCCGGACTGCTGATCGTCGAGGCCCCGATGGGTGAGGGGAAGACGGAGGCGGCGCTGGCCGCCGCGGAGATCCTTGCCGCGCGGACCGGTGCGGGCGGAGTGCTCGTGGCACTGCCCACGCGGGCGACCGCTGACGCCATGTTCCAGCGGCTGCTGACCTGGTTGGAGCATCTCCCGGCCGACGGGCCGCGATCCGTCTTCCTCGCCCACGCCAGAGCCGCCCTTAACCACGCGTGGGCGGGCCTGATATGCGAGGGCACCCGTACGATCGCGGCCGTCGACACGGACGGTGCGGTCCCCGTGCCCAGGCCCGGGGCCGCGAAGCTCTCACGGCCCGCGGATCTCCAGGCCCACCAGTGGCTGCGCGGTCGGAAGAAGGGGCTGCTCGCGTCGTTCTCGGTGGCGACGGTCGACCAGGTGCTCTTCGGCGCGCTCAAGAGCCGGCACTTGGCTCTGCGGCATCTCGCGCTCGCGGGCAAGGTCGTCGTGATCGACGAAGTACACGCCTACGACGCCTACATGAACGTCTATGTGGAGCGTGCCCTGGAGTGGCTTGCCGCGTACCGCGTGCCCGTCGTCCTGCTCTCCGCGACGCTGCCCGCCGCCCGCCGCCAAGCGCTCGTACGGGCCTATGCCGGCGCCGACGCCGTACTTCCGCACACGGACGCCTATCCGCTGCTGACAGCCGTGGGACAGGACGGCGCCACGTCGTACGCGTGCCCGGCCGCCGCCTCGGGGCGCCGTACGGACATCCGGGTCGAGCGCTTGGACGACGACCTCACCTCTCTGGTCGGCAGGCTTGAGTCCGAACTCCGGGACGGCGGCTGCGCTTTGGTCGTGCGGAACACGGTGGACCGGGTGCTCGAAGCCGCCGAGAGGCTCCAAGAGCGGTTCGGGGCGGCGAACGTCACCGTCGCGCACTCACGTTTCGTGGCCGCCGACCGCGCGTCCAAGGACCGGGAACTCCTGCGGTTGTTCGGCCCGGACGGGGACCGCCCGAAAGGACCGCACATCGTCGTGGCGAGCCAGGTGGTCGAGCAGTCGCTTGACGTCGACTTCGACCTTCTCGTGACCGATCTCGCCCCGGTGGACCTGCTGTTGCAGCGGATGGGCCGCCTGCACCGGCACCCCCGCAGGAGGCCGGCGGCTCTGCGTACCGCCCGCTGCCTGGTGACAGGTGCGGACTGGCAGCAGGAGCCACCGCAGGCGGCCGAGGGCTCCCGTAGCGTTTACGGCGGCGAGTACCTCCTGCTGCGCACACTCGCCGTACTCCAACCCCACCTGAACGGTTCGGCATTGCGGCTGCCCGAGGACATCAGCCCCCTCGTCCAGGCGGTGTACGGCCAAGAGCCGGTCGGGCCCGCGGCCTGGACCGACGTGTTGGACGCGTACGGCCGGGCCTACAGGGCCCTGCTCGCCGACAAACAGGAGCGGGCCGAGGCGTTCCGGCTCGGGCCGGTCCGCCGCGCGGGCCGTGCGGTGATCGGCTGGGTCGACGCGGGGGTCGGCGACGCCGACGACAACCGCGAGGGGCGTGCCCAGGTGAGGGACAGCCAGGAGAGCATCGAGGTGCTGGTCGTCCAACGGCGCCACGACGGGACCCTCGCGACCCTTCCCTGGCTCGACGACAAGCGGGGCGGGCTCGACCTTCCCGAGCACACCGTGCCCCCGCGCCAGGCGGCGGAAGCGGCGGCGGCGAGCGCGTTGACGCTGCCCTGGCACTTCTCCCGGCCCTGGGTGCTCGACCGGACCGTCGAGGAACTCGAGCGCTTCTGCGTCGAGGCCTGGCAAGTCAAGGAATGCCATTGGCTGGCAGGCGAGTTGGTCCTCGTTCTCGACGAGCACTGTCGGACCCGGCTGGCAGACTTTGATCTCACGTACAGCCGCAGCGGCGGGCTCACGGTGACGCCTGTCGGCGCGCGCGACACAAGAGTGGTGAATTCAGTGCCATCGTTCGATCTGGTCTCCCGGCCGTGGCTGCCCGTCCAGCGTCTGGACGGTACGACAGCAGAGCTGTCGCTGCGCGACGTCTTCGCGACGGCCGGCACGGTACGGCGGCTGGTCGGAGACGTGCCGACACAGGAGTTCGCCCTGCTGAGGCTGTTGCTCGCCGTCCTGCACGACGCGGTCGAGGGGCCCGCGGACTTCGAGGCATGGGAGGACCTGTGGGAGGCGGCGGATCCGTTCGCCGCCGTCCCGGGCTATCTGGAACGGCACCGGGACCGGTTCGACCTGCTCCACCCGCGCCACCCCTTCTTCCAGGTCGCCGATCTGCACACGGAGAAGGCCGAGGTGGGCCCGCTGACCCGGATCGTGGCCGATGTGCCCAACGGCGAACCGTTCTTCAGCATGCGCCACCCGGGTCCGGACCAACTGGGCTTCGCCGAGGCGGCGCGCTGGTTGGTGCACGCGCACGCCTTCGATGTGTCCGGGATCAAGTCCGGCGCGGTGGGCGACCCGAGGGTGAAGGGAGGCAAGGGCTATCCGCAGGGTGTCGGCTGGGCGGGGAACCTGGGCGGTGTCTTCGCCGAGGGCGACACCCTGCGCGAGACGCTGCTGCTCAACCTCATGGCCGCCGACACGGATCTCCTCCTGGTCGAGAAGACGGATCTGCCCGTCTGGCGGCGACCCCCGCTCGGAGCGGCTCCCGTCCCGGCCGACCCCGCCGAACCCCGACCCTCCGGACCGCGCGACCTCTACACCTGGCAGAGCCGTCGCGTACGTCTCCACTTCACCCCGGAAGCCGTGACCGGAGTCGTCCTCGGCTACGGCGATCCGCTCCAGGCGCACAACAGGCGTCAGCGCGAACCCATGACCGGATGGCGCCGCAGCCCCGCGCAGGAGAAGAAGCTGGGCCGGACGCCCGTCTACCTGCCGCGACAGCACGACCCCGCGCGTGCCGCCTGGCGCGGCCTGGCCGCGCTGCTCGGCGACCGCGGACACGAACCGACGGAGCAGCGGAAAGGCGGGCCTGCGGCGCTCCAGTCACCCGGCATCGTGGAATGGCTCGCCTTGCTCGTCAACGAGCGTGTCCTGCCGGCGCGCGGTCTCCTGCGCACACGCATCGTCGGCGCGAGGTACGGCACTCAGCAGTCCGTGATCGACGAGATCGTGGACGACGCGGTGGTGATGCCGGTGGTCGCCCTGCACCGCGACCGTCCGGAGTACGCCAGGGCGGCGGTCGACGCGGTGGCTGACGCGGACGAAGCGGTCACCGCGTACGGCCACCTGGCCGGGAACCTGGCCCGAGCGGTCGGCTCCGATCCCCACCCTGCCACCGACACCGCCCGTGACCTCGGCTTCGCGGCACTCGACGGTCCGTACCGTCACTGGCTGGCCGAACTCGCCCGCAGGACCGATCCGGAGGAGGCCCGCGCCGACTGGCAGGACACCGTCTCCGGGATCGTCCGCGACCTCGGGCGCCGGCTCCTCGACGGAGCAGGCCCGGCGGCGGCCGAAGGCCGGTACGTGGATCTGCGCGACGGTGGTGCGCGGTGGGTCAACGACGCGCAGGCCGACCTGTGGTTCCGGCGCCGGCTCAACACCGTGCTGAGCCGTGCGGCCGCCCGCCGCGCCGCAGCGGACTCTTCTGCGAACGGCGGGGCGGACAACGCCCGGGGCGGCGAACCGGACGACCCGACCGACGGCACGACGGACGACACAACGGAGCTCCCGCAATGA
- a CDS encoding S1C family serine protease — MPAPAGAHVTTSPAPLQAPPPVGPPSPYGAPPSTYGAGVPAPSSYGAYEAPRPATGYERPYDAPKPAPYEPPYEAPSEAPQPSPYDTPRPAYGSEAVAQGPVGRGYEQPGHGGAPGQDPYAVPATPAYATPPTQPGGGDGPGGPAWVQYPGVPTPASGGPKRRGAGVLIIAVVVAALVAGGVGGAIGYNAAKDNDDSGSTTVSAPKDAAALNRAPTSVAGIASKALPSVVTIKASGSQESGTGTGFVYDTQGHILTNNHVVAPAADGGKLTVTFSDGNTYDAEVIGRAQGYDVAVVKLKNPSGIKLTPLPLGNSDQAAVGDTTIAIGAPFGLSGTVTTGIVSAVHRPVASSDGQGSSASYMSAIQTDASINPGNSGGPLLNANGAVIGINSAIQPGGASEPGTQGGSVGLGFAIPINQARRVADQLIRTGKPVYPVIGVSLDTSYEGDGAKISGDASSAVTPSGPGAQAGLKAADVITKFDGTIIDSGQTLIGEIWQHQPGDKVTLTYTRDGSTHTTTVTLGSRTGDTDN; from the coding sequence GTGCCCGCTCCGGCCGGCGCGCACGTCACCACCTCTCCCGCTCCCCTCCAGGCACCGCCGCCGGTCGGACCGCCGTCTCCCTACGGCGCGCCGCCGAGCACGTACGGGGCCGGGGTCCCGGCGCCGTCTTCCTACGGCGCCTACGAGGCACCGCGGCCCGCCACCGGCTACGAGCGGCCCTACGACGCGCCGAAGCCGGCGCCGTACGAGCCGCCCTACGAGGCGCCTTCTGAGGCGCCGCAACCCTCGCCGTACGACACGCCGCGCCCGGCGTACGGTTCTGAGGCCGTGGCGCAGGGACCGGTCGGCCGGGGCTACGAGCAGCCGGGCCACGGCGGCGCCCCCGGACAGGACCCCTACGCGGTGCCCGCCACCCCCGCGTACGCCACCCCGCCCACCCAGCCGGGCGGCGGCGACGGCCCCGGCGGACCGGCCTGGGTCCAGTACCCGGGTGTCCCGACCCCGGCGAGCGGCGGCCCCAAGCGCCGCGGTGCCGGTGTGCTGATCATCGCGGTCGTGGTGGCCGCCCTGGTCGCGGGCGGCGTCGGCGGCGCCATCGGGTACAACGCGGCGAAGGACAACGACGACTCCGGCTCCACCACCGTCTCGGCGCCCAAGGACGCGGCGGCCCTCAACCGCGCCCCCACCTCGGTGGCCGGCATCGCCAGCAAGGCACTGCCCAGCGTCGTCACCATCAAGGCCAGCGGCAGCCAGGAGAGCGGCACCGGCACCGGCTTCGTCTACGACACCCAGGGCCACATCCTCACCAACAACCACGTGGTCGCCCCGGCGGCCGACGGCGGCAAGCTCACCGTCACCTTCTCCGACGGCAACACCTACGACGCCGAGGTGATCGGCCGCGCCCAGGGCTACGACGTGGCCGTCGTCAAGCTGAAGAACCCCAGCGGCATCAAGCTCACCCCGCTGCCCCTCGGCAACTCCGACCAGGCCGCGGTCGGCGACACCACCATCGCCATCGGCGCGCCCTTCGGCCTGTCCGGCACCGTCACCACCGGCATCGTCAGCGCCGTGCACCGCCCGGTGGCCTCCAGCGACGGCCAGGGCTCCAGCGCGTCCTACATGAGCGCCATCCAGACCGACGCCTCCATCAACCCGGGCAACTCCGGCGGCCCCCTGCTCAACGCCAACGGCGCCGTCATCGGCATCAACTCCGCCATCCAGCCCGGCGGCGCCAGCGAGCCCGGTACCCAGGGCGGCAGCGTCGGCCTCGGCTTCGCCATCCCCATCAACCAGGCCAGGCGCGTGGCCGACCAGCTGATCAGGACCGGCAAGCCCGTCTACCCGGTCATCGGCGTCAGCCTCGACACCAGCTACGAGGGCGACGGCGCGAAGATCTCCGGCGACGCGTCCTCCGCCGTCACCCCCAGCGGCCCCGGCGCCCAGGCCGGCCTCAAGGCCGCCGACGTCATCACCAAGTTCGACGGCACCATCATCGACAGCGGCCAGACCCTGATCGGCGAGATCTGGCAGCACCAGCCCGGCGACAAGGTCACCCTCACCTACACCCGCGACGGCTCCACCCACACCACGACCGTCACCCTCGGCAGCCGCACCGGCGACACCGACAACTGA
- a CDS encoding glycerophosphodiester phosphodiesterase family protein, producing MTFASAVPGADPAARPVQVVAHRGASEDVPEHTLAAYRKAIEYGADALECDVRLTADGHLVCVHDWRVNRTSNGRGAVSSLELADLAALDFGSWKGQHADPEAPERYRQAGGTGGPGGVVGAVGADWAVGADEESSRVLTLQRLLELLADTDRRVELAIETKHPTRWAGQVEERLLELLRRFGLDRPPPGEPSRVRVMSFSSRSLRRVRLGAPDLPTVYLMQYVSPRHRDGRLPAGVRIAGPSMRIVRANPGYVARLHRAGHRVHVWTVDEPADVELCVRLGVDAVITNRPRQVLAQLGR from the coding sequence GTGACATTCGCGAGCGCCGTCCCCGGCGCGGACCCGGCGGCACGACCGGTGCAGGTCGTCGCCCACCGGGGCGCTTCCGAGGACGTACCAGAACATACGCTCGCCGCCTATCGGAAAGCCATCGAGTACGGCGCCGACGCGTTGGAGTGCGACGTGCGGCTCACCGCCGACGGCCATCTGGTGTGCGTGCACGACTGGCGGGTGAACCGGACCTCCAACGGCCGCGGCGCCGTCTCCTCGCTCGAACTCGCCGACCTCGCCGCGCTGGACTTCGGCTCCTGGAAGGGCCAGCACGCCGATCCCGAGGCGCCCGAGCGGTACCGGCAGGCCGGCGGCACCGGCGGGCCCGGCGGAGTGGTCGGGGCGGTCGGAGCCGATTGGGCGGTCGGAGCCGACGAGGAGAGCAGCCGCGTGCTCACCCTCCAGCGCCTGCTGGAGCTGCTCGCCGACACCGACCGCCGGGTCGAACTGGCCATCGAGACCAAGCACCCCACCCGCTGGGCCGGGCAGGTCGAGGAGCGGCTGCTGGAACTGCTGCGCCGTTTCGGGCTGGACCGCCCGCCGCCCGGCGAGCCCTCCCGGGTGCGGGTGATGAGCTTCTCGTCGCGCTCACTGCGGCGGGTCCGGCTGGGCGCGCCCGACCTGCCGACCGTCTACCTGATGCAGTACGTGTCCCCGCGCCATCGTGACGGGCGGCTGCCGGCGGGGGTGCGGATCGCCGGGCCCAGCATGCGGATCGTGCGGGCGAATCCCGGCTATGTGGCGCGATTGCATCGGGCCGGGCACCGCGTCCACGTGTGGACGGTGGACGAACCCGCGGACGTCGAGCTGTGCGTACGGCTCGGGGTCGACGCCGTCATCACCAACCGGCCCCGGCAGGTGCTCGCGCAGCTCGGCCGCTGA
- a CDS encoding ATP-binding protein — MVAQEVPTSTTMDLSHGPAGVAEARRRLRTDLCAQDVPESVRDDAVLILSELVGNSCRHARPLGADAEQADAGRRGIRASWSVGADGLLVLEVTDGGGPTRPRPASPSLTAHGGRGLGIVGSLALRWGVRDAPGEVTVWVLLAVRGRHARRDPSARTGGGLPRGVPLELPLDLAESLDDLG; from the coding sequence ATGGTGGCGCAAGAGGTGCCGACGTCCACCACCATGGACCTGTCCCATGGTCCGGCGGGTGTCGCGGAGGCACGCAGAAGGCTGCGCACGGACCTGTGCGCACAGGACGTACCGGAATCGGTGCGGGACGACGCGGTGCTGATCCTTTCCGAGCTGGTCGGCAACTCCTGCCGGCACGCCCGCCCGCTGGGCGCCGACGCGGAGCAGGCGGACGCCGGTCGGCGCGGTATACGCGCGTCATGGTCGGTGGGTGCGGACGGCTTGCTGGTCCTGGAGGTCACCGACGGCGGCGGGCCCACCCGCCCGCGGCCGGCCAGCCCGTCGCTGACCGCGCACGGCGGCCGGGGACTCGGCATCGTCGGCAGTCTGGCGCTCCGCTGGGGAGTGCGGGACGCGCCCGGCGAGGTGACGGTGTGGGTGCTGCTGGCGGTCCGCGGCCGGCACGCCCGGCGGGACCCGTCGGCGCGCACGGGCGGCGGCCTGCCCAGGGGCGTACCGCTCGAACTCCCGCTGGACCTGGCGGAGTCGCTGGACGACCTCGGCTGA
- a CDS encoding DUF5926 family protein: MAKKRATVTKNKGPGAASDAAVPVVGAREPCPCGSGRRYKACHGREAAHAVTELVRRPFEGLPGECDWVALRELVPAATVPLTLKDGLPDGVPSVTLGTVLPMAWPGLRRDTGAVLLGLQNDASSGDVSRDLADTLGRALTAEPGNPVEGRRPAPDGPRLQDLLDLTAPFRPEVHAGFEFWLEDAQSATGEVAASLEQANQAAIPTVRLTGVDAAYWCQTPEKNHLRWVMPHPEEELLDALARLHTAGVSSLGEGTRLVGSFRAHGLLVPVWDLPVATGADDVEKPAAAFGERLAETLARGGPLTAEERKARSGLTNRQITLS, encoded by the coding sequence ATGGCCAAGAAGCGCGCGACCGTCACGAAGAACAAGGGCCCGGGGGCCGCGTCGGACGCGGCCGTTCCGGTGGTCGGCGCCCGCGAGCCGTGCCCGTGCGGCTCCGGTCGCCGGTACAAGGCGTGCCACGGCCGGGAGGCCGCGCACGCCGTCACCGAGCTGGTCCGCCGCCCGTTCGAGGGACTGCCCGGCGAGTGCGACTGGGTCGCGCTGCGCGAACTCGTCCCGGCCGCCACCGTACCGCTCACCCTCAAGGACGGCCTGCCCGACGGGGTGCCGTCGGTGACCCTGGGCACCGTGCTGCCGATGGCCTGGCCGGGGCTGCGCCGCGACACCGGCGCCGTACTGCTCGGTCTGCAGAACGACGCGTCCTCCGGCGACGTCAGCCGCGATCTGGCCGACACGCTCGGGCGGGCGCTGACCGCCGAGCCCGGCAACCCGGTCGAGGGCCGCCGCCCGGCTCCGGACGGCCCGCGCCTGCAGGACCTGCTGGACCTGACCGCGCCCTTCCGTCCCGAGGTGCACGCCGGCTTCGAGTTCTGGCTGGAGGACGCCCAGTCGGCGACCGGCGAGGTGGCCGCGTCGCTGGAGCAGGCGAACCAGGCGGCGATCCCGACCGTACGGCTGACCGGGGTCGACGCGGCCTACTGGTGCCAGACCCCGGAGAAGAACCATCTGCGGTGGGTCATGCCGCACCCGGAGGAGGAGTTGCTGGACGCGCTGGCCCGGCTGCACACGGCCGGGGTGTCCTCGCTCGGCGAGGGGACGCGGCTGGTCGGCTCCTTCCGCGCGCACGGTCTGCTGGTGCCGGTGTGGGACCTGCCGGTCGCGACGGGCGCGGACGACGTGGAGAAGCCGGCCGCGGCCTTCGGCGAGCGGCTGGCGGAGACGCTGGCCCGCGGCGGGCCGCTCACCGCCGAGGAGCGGAAGGCGCGCAGCGGCCTCACCAACCGGCAGATCACGCTGAGCTGA
- a CDS encoding bifunctional DNA primase/polymerase: MREILGRRRKLSLQRKGRSGLLHAVLTYAEQWKWRVVPGVGYDRHSTGRVGGERACACPRVDCPVPGVHPLDPGLLAATHDARMVRWWWTGRPQAPVILATGDRVSAASLPAAAGELALAAIEKTGFRLGPVIATPSRYFFLVAPYSLAELGELLNSQDWVPTSLRYHGDGGYVPLPATDGGGADTAAPGEPGWVREPAAGADDPAPWLPRISTLVEALVRAGRTAPDGDRLTF, from the coding sequence ATGCGCGAGATCCTCGGAAGGCGACGCAAGCTCTCACTCCAGCGAAAGGGGCGGAGCGGGTTGCTCCACGCGGTACTCACCTACGCCGAGCAGTGGAAATGGCGCGTGGTACCCGGTGTGGGGTACGACCGGCACAGCACAGGGCGGGTCGGCGGCGAACGCGCGTGCGCCTGCCCGCGGGTCGACTGCCCGGTGCCCGGCGTCCACCCCCTCGACCCGGGACTGCTCGCGGCCACCCACGACGCCCGGATGGTCCGCTGGTGGTGGACCGGCCGCCCGCAGGCGCCGGTCATCCTGGCCACCGGCGACCGGGTCTCCGCGGCGAGCCTGCCCGCGGCGGCCGGTGAACTGGCGCTGGCCGCCATCGAGAAGACCGGCTTCCGGCTCGGCCCGGTGATCGCCACCCCCAGCCGCTACTTCTTCCTGGTGGCCCCCTACTCCCTCGCCGAGCTCGGCGAGCTCCTCAACAGCCAGGACTGGGTGCCGACGTCGCTGCGCTACCACGGCGACGGCGGCTATGTGCCGCTGCCGGCGACCGACGGCGGCGGCGCGGACACGGCGGCCCCGGGCGAGCCGGGCTGGGTACGGGAGCCGGCGGCCGGCGCCGACGACCCGGCGCCCTGGCTGCCGCGGATCAGCACCTTGGTGGAAGCCCTGGTCCGGGCCGGCCGGACCGCCCCGGACGGAGATCGGCTGACATTTTGA
- a CDS encoding PP2C family protein-serine/threonine phosphatase — protein sequence MSPAHVRKVAGSERTSSGTAQNAAVPVSAATAPAPPAAPPPGGARPVVLPARGAPDHALAVQDRLAAWVCDLSLVHELTERLAATSTLADTLREVLAAGATLVGASRGLVALEPADGAGPDLTVGLGLAHGDLGALETVGHPPASGGPGTDPGADPGETLLPDLRHDPALAPRHREVAAQLGLGAGYALGLTTTGRHRLGTAVWFYDEPAEPTERQRRLTGLYLRFAAEHIARCLDLRRAQGAAASLTAELLPARLPRVPGVRMAVRHRTGPRGGGDWYDALPLPEGALGLAVGGVTGSGPGAVAAMGRLRASLRAYAVMEGEDPVAVLSDLELLMRLTEPARSATALFGYVTAAPDRGRKVVLAGAGHCPPLLVGDHRCAYAETTLSAPLNMLGCWEAPSVELSARPGESLLLYTDGLLRRTGEPVDRAFAHLHAAAQSAPRAVREDPERLADHVLHALLPDGLDRADGVEDLVLLVTRFE from the coding sequence ATGAGCCCCGCACACGTGAGAAAAGTGGCCGGAAGCGAGCGGACTTCTTCAGGGACGGCGCAGAATGCGGCCGTCCCGGTTTCGGCCGCGACCGCTCCGGCGCCGCCGGCCGCCCCTCCTCCGGGCGGTGCGCGCCCCGTCGTGCTGCCCGCCCGTGGCGCCCCCGACCACGCTCTCGCCGTTCAGGACCGGCTCGCCGCGTGGGTCTGCGACCTGTCCCTGGTCCATGAACTGACGGAGCGGCTGGCCGCTACGAGCACGCTGGCGGACACGCTCCGTGAGGTCCTCGCGGCCGGGGCCACCCTGGTCGGCGCCTCCCGCGGGCTGGTCGCCCTGGAGCCCGCCGACGGCGCCGGCCCCGACCTGACCGTGGGGCTCGGGCTCGCCCACGGGGACCTCGGCGCGCTGGAGACCGTCGGGCACCCGCCCGCGTCCGGCGGCCCCGGCACCGATCCCGGCGCCGATCCCGGCGAGACCCTGCTGCCCGACCTCCGGCACGATCCCGCCCTCGCCCCCCGGCACCGCGAGGTCGCCGCGCAACTCGGCCTCGGCGCCGGCTACGCCCTGGGGCTGACCACCACCGGCCGGCACCGGCTCGGCACGGCCGTCTGGTTCTACGACGAACCCGCGGAGCCCACCGAGCGCCAGCGCCGCCTCACCGGCCTGTACCTGCGGTTCGCCGCCGAGCACATCGCCCGCTGCCTGGACCTGCGCCGCGCCCAGGGCGCCGCCGCGTCCCTGACCGCGGAGCTGCTGCCCGCGCGGCTGCCGCGGGTGCCCGGCGTTCGGATGGCCGTACGCCACCGGACCGGGCCGCGCGGCGGCGGCGACTGGTACGACGCGCTGCCGCTGCCGGAGGGCGCGCTCGGCCTGGCCGTCGGCGGTGTCACCGGGTCGGGTCCCGGCGCGGTCGCCGCGATGGGGCGGCTGCGGGCGTCCCTGCGGGCGTACGCGGTGATGGAGGGCGAGGACCCGGTGGCCGTGCTGTCCGACCTGGAGCTGCTGATGCGGCTGACCGAGCCGGCCCGCTCGGCCACCGCGCTGTTCGGGTACGTCACCGCGGCGCCGGACCGCGGCCGGAAGGTGGTCCTGGCCGGGGCCGGGCACTGCCCGCCGCTACTGGTCGGGGACCACCGCTGCGCGTACGCCGAGACCACGCTGTCCGCGCCGCTGAACATGCTCGGCTGCTGGGAGGCGCCCAGCGTGGAGCTGTCCGCCCGACCCGGCGAGAGCCTGCTGCTCTACACCGACGGCCTGCTGCGCCGTACCGGCGAGCCCGTCGACCGGGCCTTCGCCCACCTGCACGCCGCCGCCCAGAGCGCGCCGCGCGCCGTACGCGAGGACCCGGAGCGGCTCGCCGACCACGTACTGCACGCCCTGCTGCCGGACGGCCTGGACCGGGCGGACGGGGTGGAGGACCTGGTCCTGCTGGTGACGCGGTTCGAGTGA